In one window of Falco cherrug isolate bFalChe1 chromosome 12, bFalChe1.pri, whole genome shotgun sequence DNA:
- the OSBPL9 gene encoding oxysterol-binding protein-related protein 9 isoform X3 — protein MAGGVDSGFVPSVHDFDKKLTEADAYLQILIDQLKLFDEKLQNCKDDEQRKKIESLKETTSSMVESIKHCIVLLQIAKDQNNEEKHADGLISTINPVDAVYQPSPLEQSVISTMPSQAVIPPEPAQLCKSEQRPSSLPVGPVVASLGNQTPTPNSTGSGQSAPSSSLTSPSHVNLSPNTVPDFSYSSSEDEFYDADEFYQSSSSPKRCMDSSGSAAVLTRSSTGSSLKRPDTTESLNSSMSNGTNDADLFDPPDDRDDDGEGESVEEHKSVIMHLLSQVRLGMDLTKVVLPTFILERRSLLEMYADFFAHPDLFVSISDQKDPKERMVQVVKWYLSAFHAGRKGSVAKKPYNPILGEIFRCHWVLPGTEGEDDMEPVSEGPVPWVSKSSVTFVAEQVSHHPPISAFYAECFSKRIQFNAHIWTKSKFLGMSIGVHNIGQGCVTCLDYDEHYILTFPNGYGRSILTVPWIELGGECSINCSKTGYNASIVFHTKPFYGGKKHRITAEIFSPNDKKPFCSIEGEWNGVMYAKYTTGENAVFIDTKKMPTIKKKVRKLEDQDDFESRCLWKDVTYNLKIRDIDAATAAKHALEERQRAEARARKENETSWETRLFHEDGECWVYDEPLLKRLAASKH, from the exons gGTGTGGATTCAGGATTTGTTCCCAGCGTTCATGATTTTGACAAGAAACTTACTGAGGCTGATGCTTACTTACAGATCTTGATAGACCAACTGAAG CTCTTTGATGAAAAACTCCAGAACTGCAAAGATGatgaacagagaaaa aaaattgAAAGTCTCAAAGAAACAACCAGT agCATGGTAGAATCAATAAAACACTGCATTGTGTTGCTACAGATTGCTAAA gaCCAAAATAATGAGGAGAAGCACGCAGATGGACTTATA AGCACTATAAACCCGGTTGACGCAGTATATCAGCCCAGTCCTTTGGAACAGTCCGTGATCAGCACAATGCCTTCCCAAGCGGTTATACCTCCAG AACCTGCTCAGTTGTGCAAGTCGGAGCAGCGACCTTCCTCTTTGCCAGTGGGACCTGTGGTAGCATCACTTGGAAATCAGACTCCAACACCAAATAGTACAG GAAGTGGGCAGTCGGCACCTAGCAGCAGCCTCACCTCTCCAAGCCATGTCAACCTGTCTCCAAATACAGTCCCAGATTTTTCTTACTCAAGCAGTGAGGATGAGTTCTATGATGCTGACGAATTCTATCAGAGCAGTTCTTCCCCAAAGCGTTGTATGGA TTCTTCAGGGTCTGCTGCAGTCCTGACTCGGAGCAGCACGGGAAGTAGTCTGAAACGTCCAGATACCACAGAATCCCTCAATTCTTCCATGTCTAATGGGACAAACGATGCTG ATCTCTTCGATCCTCCTGATGATCGAGATGATGATGGGGAAGGAGAATCAGTGGAAGAACATAAGAGTGTTATTATGCATCTGTTGTCACAAGTTAGATTAGGAATGGATCTAACAAAG GTGGTTCTTCCAACTTTTATCCTAGAAAGAAGATCATTGTTGGAAATGTATGCTGACTTTTTTGCACATCCGGACTTATTTGTCAG CATTAGTGACCAGAAGGATCCAAAGGAGCGAATGGTTCAAGTGGTTAAGTGGTACCTCTCAGCTTTTcatgcaggaagaaaagggtCAGTTGCTAAAAAGCCTTACAATCCCATTTTGGGCGAGATCTTCCGATGCCATTGGGTATTACCGGGCACTGAAGGTGAAGATGATATG GAGCCAGTTTCAGAAGGACCAGTTCCTTGGGTCAGCAAAAGCAGTGTAACGTTTGTGGCAGAGCAGGTGTCTCATCATCCTCCAA tttcagcaTTTTACGCGGAGTGTTTTAGCAAGAGGATACAGTTCAATGCTCACATATGGACCAAGTCAAAATTCCTGGGAATGTCTATTGGGGTTCATAACATAGGGCAAG gaTGTGTCACATGCCTAGATTACGATGAACACTATATTTTGACATTTCCTAATGGTTATGGAAG GTCTATTCTCACTGTGCCATGGATAGAACTTGGTGGAGAATGCAGTATTAATTGCTCAAAGACAGGTTATAACGCTTCCATCGTCTTCCACACAAAACCATTTTATGGAGGAAAGAAGCACAGAATTACAGCTGAAATTTT ttCTCCTAATGACAAGAAACCCTTCTGCTCAATTGAAGGCGAATGGAACGGTGTCATGTACGCAAAATACACCACAGGG GAGAATGCTGTCTTTATAGATACCAAGAAAATGCCTACAATTAAGAAGAAGGTAAGGAAATTGGAGGACCAAGACGACTTTGAGTCTCGCTG ctTATGGAAAGATGTAACCTACAACTTAAAAATTAGAGACATCGacgcagccacagctgcaaagCACGCGCTCGAAGAAAGACAGAGAGCTGAAGCCAGAGCCAGAAAGGAGAATGAGACCTCGTGGGAAACAAGG TTATTCCATGAAGATGGCGAATGCTGGGTTTACGATGAGCCGCTACTGAAACGACTCGCTGCCAGTAAACATTAA